In a genomic window of Sporosarcina trichiuri:
- the panD gene encoding aspartate 1-decarboxylase, with amino-acid sequence MYRTMLTSKLHRAVVTEANLNYVGSITIDADLLDAASILPNEKVQIVNNNNGERFETYTIAGTRGSGMICVNGAAARLVQPGDVIIILAYALMADDDAKHHIPTVLLMDENNRITETIKELPQMTV; translated from the coding sequence GTGTACCGAACAATGCTCACAAGCAAGCTCCACCGTGCTGTTGTCACGGAAGCGAATCTGAACTACGTCGGCAGCATTACGATCGATGCGGATCTGCTCGACGCAGCATCCATCCTGCCGAACGAAAAAGTGCAGATCGTCAATAACAATAACGGGGAACGGTTCGAGACGTATACGATCGCCGGAACACGCGGGAGCGGAATGATCTGCGTCAACGGGGCGGCAGCACGGCTCGTACAGCCGGGAGATGTCATCATCATCCTTGCCTATGCACTTATGGCAGACGACGATGCGAAGCATCATATCCCGACAGTGCTCCTCATGGATGAAAACAACCGGATTACAGAAACGATTAAAGAACTGCCGCAGATGACTGTCTGA